One Phaseolus vulgaris cultivar G19833 chromosome 11, P. vulgaris v2.0, whole genome shotgun sequence genomic window carries:
- the LOC137838781 gene encoding uncharacterized protein, whose amino-acid sequence MALSLGGLLARANFSSHQAEVRAKEQQALVDELTQVKEQMDAQAQRFFIQEAALTEALGVVRKLKLENNKRLHDEGQKYTTLMAKVVALHAEIVTFKDAAAANQAKLTILEERSLTREVLLGKVETDLARKNEALEKIKAELAEHAKLLEKSKEELAERTEALAKTEKEMAAQAEGFKKV is encoded by the coding sequence ATGGCCCTCAGCCTTGGTGGGTTGCTCGCTCGCGCCAACTTTTCTTCCCACCAGGCTGAGGTGAGGGCTAAGGAGCAGCAGGCTCTTGTTGATGAACTGACTCAGGTGAAAGAGCAGATGGATGCACAAGCCCAACGCTTTTTTATCCAGGAGGCCGCCTTAACTGAGGCACTTGGCGTGGTGCGAAAGCTTAAGTTGGAGAACAACAAGAGGCTTCACGATGAAGGTCAGAAGTACACCACTCTTATGGCCAAAGTGGTGGCTCTGCATGCGGAAATAGTGACGTTCAAAGATGCTGCTGCCGCCAACCAAGCCAAATTGACCATCCTGGAGGAGCGCTCTCTTACCCGAGAGGTGCTCTTGGGTAAAGTCGAAACTGATCTTGCTAGGAAGAATGAAGCCCTTGAGAAGATCAAAGCTGAACTTGCTGAGCATGCCAAACTCCTTGAGAAGAGTAAAGAGGAGCTTGCAGAGAGAACTGAAGCCCTTGCGAAAACTGAGAAGGAGATGGCTGCCCAAGCTGAGGGATTCAAGAAGGTCTAG
- the LOC137838792 gene encoding uncharacterized protein: MVVERQPMEEAPVEAIPMEEDHIGVSCTENARERQPEPAENVVKRQISGKTFKLGRSLDQEEQNQVAEVISRHLDTFAWSASDMPGIDPDFLCHRLTMDPKVRPVRQRTRKFNEERRLVVHEETRKLLNVGHIREIQYPEWLANVVLVKKANGKWSMCVDFTDLNKACPKDSYPLPSIDALVDRASGCKMLSFLDAFSGYNQIKMHPRDECKTAFMIETSCYCYTVMSFGLKNAGATYQRLMDKILAPMLGRNVQDYVDDMVVTSRERGQHIADLEELFATIAKYPLKLNPEKCIFRVEAGATRARSKVPNLRESSIGRGVLSEEAPSLLPELHGGSNDGSSNQQGSGAGVILEGPNGLLIEQALRFAFKASNNQAEYEALIAGMLLAKEMGARSLLAKTDSQLVTGQVIVEYKAIDPQMTAYMGYAQVLKGAFMVFELVHVPREQNACADMLAKLANSGMGGRQRTVIQETLKTPRTFVADNRVSVLQISMFKGRATSHRSLTQDKLRTPSVSVYPVSPGGKDPMEVCVLEEGDTRMTPYRRYLADGILPVEPEEGKKVKRNSARYTLVDGALFRHGFTHPIITCVSGD, encoded by the exons ATGGTGGTGGAACGCCAACCCATGGAGGAGGCGCCTGTGGAGGCAATACCCATGGAAGAGGACCACATAGGCGTATCTTGCACAGAGAACGCTCGGGAGAGGCAGCCTGAGCCGGCTGAGAATGTGGTGAAGAGGCAGATCAGTGGTAAGACGTTCAAGTTAGGCAGATCATTAGACCAAGAGGAACAGAACCAGGTGGCAGAAGTGATATCACGCCATTTGGAcaccttcgcatggtccgcctcggacatgccaggaATTGACCCGGATTTTTTATGCCATCGCCTCACAATGGACCCCAAGGTCCGACCCGTGCGCCAGAGAACaagaaagtttaatgaagaaAGGCGGCTAGTCGTGCATGAAGAGACGAGGAAGCTGTTGAACGTcggccatatcagggagattcaatatccggagtggttggccaatgtggTCTTGGTTAAGAAGGCCAATGGGAAGTGGAGTATGTGCGTAGACTTCacagacctcaacaaggcgtgcccaaaggactcataCCCATTGCcaagcatcgacgcgttggtagACAGAgcctcgggctgcaagatgCTTAGCTTTTTGGACGCGTTCtctgggtacaaccagatcaagatgcacccccgGGACGAGTGCAAAACAGCGTTCATGATCGAGACATCCTGTTACTGTTACACGGTGATGTCGTTCGgcctgaaaaacgcgggcgccacctatcagaggttgatggataagaTCCTGGCACCTATGTTGGGAAGAAACGTGCAGGACTACGTAGACgatatggtggtgacctcgCGGGAGAGGGGACAACACATAGCTGATTTGGAAGAGCTATTTGCTACCATAGCTAAGTATCCTTTGAAGTTGAACCCCGAAAAGTGCATATTCAGGGTCGAGGCAG gtgcTACAAGGGCCAGAAGCAAGGTACCGAATCTTAGAGAAAGCAGCATTGGTCGTGGTGTTCTCAGCGaagaggctccgtcattacttccagagcttcacggtGGTAGTAATGATGGGTCTTCCAATCAGCAGGGTAGTGGAGCCGGCGTGATCTTGGAGGGGCCGAATGGGCTGTTGATCGAACAGGCCCTGAGGTTCGCCTTTAAGGCGAGTAAtaatcaggcggagtacgaggccctaatagctggaatgctcttggccaaggagatgggcgcacggAGTCTGCTGGCAAAGACTGATTCCCAGTTAGTTACAGGTCAAGTAATCGTGGAGTACAAAGCCATAGATCCACAAATGACTGCATACATGGGCTATGCTCAAGTTTTGAAGGGGGCATTCATGGTGTTCGAGCTGGTAcacgtcccaagggagcagaatgcttGTGCTGACATGCTCGCGAAGCTTGCCAACTCGGGCATGGGGGGAAGGCAAAGGACGGTCATACAAGAGACCCTCAAAACGCCACGAACGTTTGTTGCAGATAACAGGGTAAGCGTCCTCCAGATCAGTATGTTTAAGGGAAGGGCGACGAGTCATCGGTCATTGACTCAGGACAAGTTGAGGACGCCCAGCGTAAGTGTTTATCCGGTCTCACCGGGAGGGAAGGATCCTATGGAGGTATGCGTGCTGGAGGAGGGGGACACGCggatgacgccctataggcGCTACCTTGCCGATGGAATACTCCCAGTAGAGCCCGAGGAGGGCAAGAAAGTGAAGAGAAACTCCGCAAGGTACACCCTCGTGGATGGAGCactgttcaggcacgggttcacaCACCCGATCATAACATGTGTGAGCGGGGATTAG
- the LOC137838796 gene encoding uncharacterized protein translates to MKMFIHSTDKGIWETIENGPFIPQVKRDEVLIDKPSSDWTDAESKKAKFDWIAKNIITSTLSCDEFFRVSQCSSAKEMRDILEVTHEGTNDVKRARKHVLIQEYELYRMEKGETICDEQKRFSHIVNHSMRLGKTFDKEHLNIKILECLDRTWQPKVTTISKSKDLTSMTIASLFGKLREHELEMNRLVFQESEDKHHKGITLKACKQQQDSSGSDEVTMSLLSRKFSKFLKKKSQASKRYGSKTPNDFNINKYTCYGCGEQGHIKAECPNNEIKEKTDLKNEKRGKAKKAYVAWDDNEVSSSSSSDDEEGNICLKASVSSNMSSSFSIKGNIYYQLLEAFNETHERLTDWHFLTTG, encoded by the coding sequence ATGAAAATGTTTATACATTCAACTGATAAGGGTATTTGGGAAACGATTGAAAATGGTCCCTTTATACCTCAAGTCAAAAGAGATGAGGTTTTGATTGATAAACCTTCATCTGATTGGACTGACGCTGAAAGTAAAAAAGCCAAATTTGACTGGATTGCCAAGAATATAATCACCTCTACCTTGAGttgtgatgaatttttcagggtatCACAATGTAGCTCAGCAAAGGAAATGAGGGACATCCTTGAAGTCACACATGAAGGGACAAACGATGTCAAGCGAGCCAGAAAGCATGTTCTCATTCAAGAGTATGAACTTTATAGAATGGAGAAGGGAGAAACCATTTGTGATGAGCAAAAAAGGTTTTCTCACATAGTGAATCACTCTATGAGACTTGGTAAGACTTTTGACAAGGAGCACTTGAACATCAAGATACTGGaatgtcttgatagaacatggcaaccaaaggtcacTACCATCTCTAAATCGAAAGATTTAACATCAATGACTATTGCatcattgtttggtaagcttagggaacaCGAGCTCGAAATGAATAGGCTTGTTTTTCAAGAAAGTGAGGACAAACATCACAAGGGTATAACACTCAAAGCTTGCAAACAGCAACAAGACTCAAGTGGAAGTGATGAAGTCACCATGAGTTTattgtcaagaaaattcagcaagttcttgaagaagaagagtcaAGCTTCAAAGAGGTATGGTTCTAAAACACccaatgattttaatattaACAAATACACTTGTTATGGCTGTGGTGAACAGGGTCATATCAAAGCAGAATGTCCCAACaatgaaatcaaagaaaaaacagatttaaaaaatgagaaaagGGGAAAAGCTAAAAAGGCATATGTGGCATGGGATGACAATGAAGTTTCATCCTCAAGTTCTTCTGATGATGAAGAAGGAAATATCTGCCTTAAAGCATCTGTGTCCAGCAACATGAGTTCATCATTTtcaatcaaaggtaacatctactatcaattgcttgaagctttcaATGAAACTCATGAAAGGCTAACTGATTGGCACTTTCtcacaaccggttga